From Candoia aspera isolate rCanAsp1 chromosome 4, rCanAsp1.hap2, whole genome shotgun sequence, a single genomic window includes:
- the TMEM238 gene encoding transmembrane protein 238, with amino-acid sequence MVSSGLGRCRLALAFAVFMDAAGTGALLTGIFARLRLRGQDFGDLLIYSGAVLVFLSLLGWIMWYTGNIEIAPEELTRDYRAKGGTLARLARKISRTWSRRQGGGLAMRTVSSSREAA; translated from the coding sequence ATGGTCTCCTCGGGACTGGGCCGTTGCCGGCTGGCCCTGGCGTTTGCGGTGTTCATGGACGCTGCAGGCACCGGGGCACTGCTGACGGGCATCTTCGCTAGACTGAGGCTGCGAGGTCAAGACTTTGGGGACCTCTTAATCTACTCGGGCGCGGTGCTGGTGTTCCTGAGTCTGCTGGGCTGGATTATGTGGTATACGGGTAATATTGAGATAGCCCCCGAAGAACTGACGAGGGATTATCGCGCCAAGGGAGGCACGCTAGCACGGCTTGCCAGGAAGATCTCACGGACCTGGTCACGACGCCAAGGTGGCGGGCTGGCCATGAGGACCGTTTCAAGCAGCCGAGAAGCAGCCTAG